In Lysobacter firmicutimachus, one genomic interval encodes:
- the rpmC gene encoding 50S ribosomal protein L29, which translates to MELKQLREKSADELKAHLVELHKESFALRMQKATGQLAKTHEARRVRREIARVNMLLGEKK; encoded by the coding sequence ATGGAACTCAAGCAACTGCGCGAGAAGTCGGCTGACGAGCTCAAGGCTCACCTGGTCGAACTGCATAAGGAGAGCTTCGCTCTCCGCATGCAGAAGGCCACCGGTCAGCTCGCCAAGACCCATGAGGCCCGCCGTGTTCGCCGCGAGATCGCTCGCGTGAACATGCTGCTGGGCGAGAAGAAGTAA